The Streptomyces sp. NBC_00691 genome has a segment encoding these proteins:
- a CDS encoding cysteine dioxygenase, translated as MNMDSDLQIAGDILEVPHLLQPERVHPETVAEFAGLARSIADDRAQWAPYVEYDATTRWYHRLRTGPGYEVWLLSWVPGQGSGLHDHGVSSGVLTVLEGELTERTERGTRVLAPGSERVFAPGYVHEVVNDSLEPAVSLHVYFPGLTEMPMHESLQAQCAPVPAPLAPGAVVA; from the coding sequence ATGAACATGGACAGCGACCTTCAGATCGCCGGCGACATCCTCGAGGTCCCGCACCTCCTCCAGCCCGAGCGCGTCCACCCCGAGACGGTGGCCGAGTTCGCCGGACTGGCACGCTCGATCGCCGACGACCGCGCCCAGTGGGCCCCGTACGTCGAGTACGACGCCACGACCCGCTGGTACCACCGGCTGCGCACCGGCCCCGGCTACGAGGTGTGGCTGCTCTCCTGGGTGCCCGGTCAGGGCAGCGGGCTCCACGACCACGGCGTCTCCTCCGGCGTACTGACCGTCCTGGAGGGCGAACTGACGGAGCGTACGGAGCGGGGCACGCGGGTGCTCGCGCCGGGCTCGGAGCGGGTGTTCGCGCCGGGGTACGTCCACGAGGTCGTCAACGACTCCCTCGAACCGGCCGTCAGCCTGCACGTCTACTTCCCCGGCCTCACCGAGATGCCGATGCACGAGTCGCTCCAGGCGCAGTGCGCCCCCGTCCCCGCCCCTCTCGCCCCGGGTGCCGTCGTCGCCTGA